aataattttatattatatactatccTACAAATTGGTAAAGTATATTAGtaagtttttaaaaatttcataattttattgcatGTTTGTTCATAAGAATGTAATTATGATGCATGATACATGATGCATGTTGGGATTCTAATGCTTCATTTTTTAcgctttaatatattaatattagagATCTAGTTCTAAAGTTAAATTATCTTTAAGGCTAATTTAAGGAAAAAATGGTAAATATTTGAAACTTAGTAATTAAGATagtttaaaaagttttttatttatttatttcttcattaagCGTCTATCTATGAATTAacacaatatatttttcatattttcaatcaAATTTACTTAACTTTTAAATGTCCAACTTtagatttatcaataatataagatattaattataaatgtaacagagtagtgattataaaatacatgtattttgtttatttccgagatgtacaaattatatataaaaattatgtcaATTAATTTTGTCGGAATGATTGTGTAGaactttttaaagatatttttaaaataatcaataaaaaatccaGGCTTTTTCTCACGGGTAGGATAGGGCAAAATCTCGGTTGATGAATCTTCGATCGACTATGATCAAGTCGATAGAAGATTTATTAAacgtgattaattaatatgttaGTTTAGCTCGTGGATCTccagatgcagcaacctccacgcggtgAGATCTGGGTCGGTATTACTTGCGATCaatcgaaatttaattataaattatgtaacgcaagtactaccgggcgaatggctgcatatttcagTGTGTTTCcataatgttttctttctaattgtacttaaatattatactgCTTGCATTACACATTACTAATTATATCAGCAGTTCAATTATATCAGCATATTCAATAGTGTATCAGCAGATACACACATAGatcagataaaataatttcttaaaaaatattaaattcatagaaatcaatataaaattcgataaaaagggTGAcgggttgaaaaaaaaatcgaagaaagaacaaacatgacatttttttttaaacgtatagTAATTTATTAGTCTACTCAAGCTTATTTAAATTTCaggaaatagtaaaataattataaaaaatagcaGGTAAACCTACTTATCTAGTCACTAAATGTTACATCAAGCGCTTACCCTTAAACTTTATCCTTTCATTATATCTCTAAACTGTTCGGTAATTTTCttcaagaaggaaaaaggttCGAGTTcatagtaattttatttatttatttttttttttttcatataatttctcGTTGATCAAAATCGGATTGCGaagaacaatttattttattttattttattttgttttatttattttttttttttatttctatacaatatttctacaaaaatatcattttcgagAAGTTCTCCGTCAAATtgtagaaagaaatgatatgtacattttattatatttttttggcCTTGTAAATTGAAAACGTTCCCATAGAAGCGTcaaatctttcgaaattctACGTGTATAATTATAGAACTAATCGATCCAACGTATTATTTGTCGAcaatcgaaatgaaatgatCGACGCAATCTCCAATTAGAATACGAGTATATTGAGTAAACAAACTAAATCCGTCGAACTTTACCATTTtgcttaaaaataaattaactagTCAGCATAATTATCgtgtttcaaataaatattaacaatataattttaattcgtattttaATCGCTTTATTACAAACGATTTCGAtcattatatcgaaaaaaaactAGTCGAATCAATCGTACAGTTCGCTATAGGCCAATGCCAACAGTGTTACCAACACATTATAGTacattgctttttcttttttttaacattatattattcattattgcctccttttaaaaagtttattataatttaaaaataaagcaaGAACTTGTTggttatatatcatatatatctttattagttaatgatagaaattaattagtaataaaCCTAAACCAGCGTAATCTTAATTTAACTTTCAAATAAAAcgcaatattttaattatggaAAACATGGCGTCTGCTCGGCCTACGTTTACTAAACATGTTGATCGGTAACGATACAGTGGATTTTACTCAACAAATTTcaacaaaacaaatatttatattattgaaattattaaacaagtctatttctaattttgttgaaatattcTACTTGTTTCGAGTGCTACTCAGTGTTGACAAGTAGTTATGGCAAATCATTATGAAGTTCCAAACTGgtatgtattaaattttataatgttaataataatttatccaaACATGTATTGTATTCAAAgttaatatatctaaaaagtATTACTGACTTATCCTTATTACATGGATATAAtagatttctaatatttattcataactAGGTTATGTTTTCAGGGCTGGTAAGCCTCCAGTTGGTTTACATTTGGATgtattgaaaaatgataaattaatacaggtaagataatatattacaagtcCTTGAAAGAcacattgataaatattttttaaagttacataaatgtaatttttattatagaaattaatggTGGACGAGAAAAGATGTTACTTGTTTGGTCGTAATCAacaattaaatgatttttgtaTCGATCATGCTTCCTGTTCTCGAGTTCATGCTGCACTTGTATATCACAAACATCTTCACAGAGCATTTTTAGTAGATTTGGGGAGTAGTaagttattaattagaaaattatttaaaaatgtatttatagattttataatcATGCACTACCATTagttcttattatttatccaTCTATAGCACATGGAACATTTATTGGTAATATGCGCTTAGAAGCACACAAACCAACGCAACTTCCTATTGATAGTACATTTCATTTTGGAGCATCTAcgcgatattatattatcaggGAACGACCACAAACTGGTACAAGACCTATTAttgaagaattagaaaaacttTCAGAAGATGCTGATACTGGTGGCTTATTAGGTTTAcctgaaacagaaacagaACTTGATGTATGTATCTTATATGTAgtaaatatgttaaataaattataataatataaaatataaaataatcaataatgcattaatttttagaatttaaCAGAATTCAATACAGCACATAATCGACGCATATCCATGCTTGGTATCACAGATGATGAAATGCATAAAAGTACtagaaaacggaagaaaaaaggtataACATttaatgatgatgaagaagttATTAATCCTGAAGATGTAGATCCATCTGTAGGTAGATTTCGTAATCTTGTACAAACAACTGTAGTTCCAAGCAAGGTTTGTGTATTTGTAATTACAGTCTAGTTAGTAAACTTATAATTAACTTATATGGTACAATGTACtaacgtttttatattttacaatatagcGAATGCGTATGGAAGGTggattaatatcattatctgAAGATCACCACCCTTTAAAACATTTACAACCTACGTCAACCACACCACAGCTTTATCATGATCTTCCACCAGAACAATTTACACCTTCTTCATTATCAATAAATCCTTTTTCTACAGCTTTAACATCATTAACTTCTAGACTTGGTATTGCTTTACCAAATCCTGCACCGGAAGTAGAAATGACTCCAAATCTTGTACAACCTGAGGTACCACAAGTACCAGAAATTTCAGGTCCCACAGAACCACGTGCAATGGagcctaaaaagaaaaagtatgccAAGGAAGCTTGGCCTGGGAAAAAACCTATACCATCACTCTTggtataattgtattaaaaattt
This genomic interval from Vespula pensylvanica isolate Volc-1 chromosome 8, ASM1446617v1, whole genome shotgun sequence contains the following:
- the LOC122631254 gene encoding nuclear inhibitor of protein phosphatase 1 isoform X2, which encodes MKFQTGYVFRAGKPPVGLHLDVLKNDKLIQKLMVDEKRCYLFGRNQQLNDFCIDHASCSRVHAALVYHKHLHRAFLVDLGSTHGTFIGNMRLEAHKPTQLPIDSTFHFGASTRYYIIRERPQTGTRPIIEELEKLSEDADTGGLLGLPETETELDNLTEFNTAHNRRISMLGITDDEMHKSTRKRKKKGITFNDDEEVINPEDVDPSVGRFRNLVQTTVVPSKRMRMEGGLISLSEDHHPLKHLQPTSTTPQLYHDLPPEQFTPSSLSINPFSTALTSLTSRLGIALPNPAPEVEMTPNLVQPEVPQVPEISGPTEPRAMEPKKKKYAKEAWPGKKPIPSLLV
- the LOC122631254 gene encoding nuclear inhibitor of protein phosphatase 1 isoform X1 gives rise to the protein MANHYEVPNWAGKPPVGLHLDVLKNDKLIQKLMVDEKRCYLFGRNQQLNDFCIDHASCSRVHAALVYHKHLHRAFLVDLGSTHGTFIGNMRLEAHKPTQLPIDSTFHFGASTRYYIIRERPQTGTRPIIEELEKLSEDADTGGLLGLPETETELDNLTEFNTAHNRRISMLGITDDEMHKSTRKRKKKGITFNDDEEVINPEDVDPSVGRFRNLVQTTVVPSKRMRMEGGLISLSEDHHPLKHLQPTSTTPQLYHDLPPEQFTPSSLSINPFSTALTSLTSRLGIALPNPAPEVEMTPNLVQPEVPQVPEISGPTEPRAMEPKKKKYAKEAWPGKKPIPSLLV